One window of the Janthinobacterium sp. PAMC25594 genome contains the following:
- a CDS encoding chemotaxis protein CheW, translated as MNTISSDTGATVAKAAEYLAFTLGQEEYGIDIQKVSEIRSYETPTRIANAPEFVKGVVNLRGIIVPIVDMRIKFNLGTPSYDQFTVVIILNIGNRVVGMVVDRVSDVTTLMPEQIKPAPDMGRSINTEYVIGLGTIDERMLILVDIDQLMSSADMGLIEKLAA; from the coding sequence ATGAACACCATTTCCAGCGACACTGGCGCAACCGTTGCCAAGGCTGCCGAATACCTGGCCTTTACCCTGGGCCAGGAAGAGTATGGCATCGACATCCAGAAAGTCAGCGAAATCCGCAGCTATGAAACGCCGACCCGCATCGCCAACGCGCCCGAGTTCGTCAAGGGCGTGGTCAACTTGCGCGGCATCATCGTGCCGATCGTCGACATGCGCATCAAGTTCAACCTGGGCACGCCCAGCTATGACCAGTTCACCGTCGTCATCATCCTCAATATCGGCAATCGCGTGGTCGGCATGGTCGTCGACCGCGTCTCCGACGTCACGACCCTGATGCCGGAACAGATCAAGCCGGCGCCGGACATGGGCCGCTCGATCAACACGGAATATGTGATCGGCCTGGGCACCATCGACGAGCGCATGCTGATCCTGGTCGATATCGACCAGCTGATGTCCAGCGCCGACATGGGCTTGATCGAGAAACTGGCGGCGTGA